A section of the Zavarzinella sp. genome encodes:
- a CDS encoding ATP-binding cassette domain-containing protein, with protein sequence MIHVENLTKYYGDYAAVRGISFDVERGQVVGFLGPNGAGKSTTMRILTGYITATSGKATIDGKDVFWNPIAARQRIGYLPESCPLYLEMRVEEYLQFRGGLKGLSRTERNRRVGYVLDRCWLRDVRRQLIGTLSKGFRQRVGLADALIANPPVLILDEPTVGLDPTQIRETRKLIKELGSEHTLLLSTHILSEVEMTCQSLIIIYQGKVAAQGTLEGVRRMYGNKPLEDIFIQITGAVD encoded by the coding sequence ATGATTCACGTCGAAAATCTGACAAAATACTACGGGGACTATGCCGCAGTCCGTGGCATTTCTTTCGATGTCGAACGCGGGCAGGTCGTTGGCTTTCTTGGGCCCAACGGTGCTGGCAAGTCGACGACGATGCGAATCCTGACGGGATACATCACTGCCACTTCCGGTAAAGCCACGATCGATGGGAAAGATGTTTTCTGGAACCCGATTGCAGCTCGTCAACGAATTGGATATTTGCCGGAAAGCTGCCCACTGTATCTGGAAATGCGGGTGGAAGAATACCTGCAATTTCGTGGTGGGTTGAAAGGGCTTTCCCGCACCGAACGCAATCGACGAGTCGGTTATGTACTTGATCGCTGCTGGTTGCGCGATGTGCGGCGACAATTGATCGGCACATTATCGAAAGGTTTTCGTCAACGGGTGGGGCTGGCAGATGCTCTTATTGCCAACCCGCCAGTTCTGATTCTGGATGAGCCCACGGTGGGGCTGGATCCCACGCAGATTCGGGAAACCCGAAAGCTAATCAAAGAACTCGGCAGCGAGCACACGTTGCTGCTTTCGACCCACATTCTGAGTGAAGTGGAAATGACCTGCCAATCTCTGATCATTATCTATCAGGGTAAGGTGGCAGCACAGGGCACACTGGAAGGTGTCCGCAGGATGTATGGAAACAAACCATTAGAAGATATTTTTATTCAGATCACCGGTGCGGTGGATTAG
- a CDS encoding ABC transporter permease translates to MKSMLTLVRREFAAYFQSPIAYVVFTVFLVCMGGLFQTTVDRLTPRGPSGVEFPMLVYFENEYFWLIFILIPPLLTMRLFAEERGSGTLEMLMTAPIRDWQIVAGKFIACSAFYKFLWLPTLIFWPIFMDLHPTWNLQAGITVYSIMMAVGIGLLLLGLVIMPWNRFWTGYLIVVVGTILAAGFGYLHYTKNVVHIVDLQAGIDPYPIFTSYVGIMCAGIFFLSIGIFISSLVKSQMVAALLSVVTGILLVGVGKVLLPQFDPSGLPHRILGFFTVSEHFTSDFGRGLIDTRNIVFYLSGTFMMLFLTVRSVESRRWR, encoded by the coding sequence ATGAAATCGATGTTAACTCTCGTTCGTCGCGAATTCGCTGCCTACTTTCAATCTCCCATTGCGTATGTCGTGTTCACCGTATTTCTGGTGTGCATGGGGGGATTGTTTCAGACGACAGTCGATCGGTTGACCCCACGTGGCCCCAGCGGTGTGGAGTTTCCGATGCTCGTTTATTTTGAAAACGAGTATTTCTGGCTGATCTTTATTTTGATCCCACCCCTGCTGACAATGCGACTGTTTGCCGAAGAGCGTGGTTCTGGTACGCTGGAAATGTTAATGACGGCACCCATCCGCGACTGGCAGATTGTGGCAGGCAAGTTTATCGCGTGCAGTGCGTTCTATAAGTTTCTGTGGCTGCCCACGCTGATCTTCTGGCCCATTTTCATGGACCTGCACCCCACCTGGAACCTGCAGGCAGGAATCACGGTTTACAGTATTATGATGGCCGTGGGTATTGGGCTTTTGCTGCTGGGTCTGGTGATCATGCCATGGAACCGCTTCTGGACAGGTTACCTGATTGTGGTGGTTGGCACCATCCTGGCAGCAGGCTTCGGCTATCTGCACTACACCAAAAATGTCGTCCACATTGTGGATCTGCAGGCTGGGATCGACCCGTATCCCATCTTCACCTCGTATGTGGGAATCATGTGTGCGGGAATTTTCTTCCTTAGCATCGGCATCTTTATCAGCAGTCTGGTGAAAAGTCAGATGGTAGCTGCATTACTGTCGGTTGTTACAGGCATTCTGCTGGTGGGTGTGGGGAAAGTATTGCTGCCCCAGTTCGATCCGTCTGGTTTGCCCCACCGGATACTTGGGTTCTTTACCGTGTCGGAGCATTTCACCAGCGACTTTGGTCGTGGGTTGATTGATACACGTAATATTGTGTTTTACCTCAGTGGTACATTCATGATGCTGTTTTTAACGGTGCGAAGTGTTGAATCGCGTCGTTGGCGCTAA